One region of Primulina tabacum isolate GXHZ01 chromosome 17, ASM2559414v2, whole genome shotgun sequence genomic DNA includes:
- the LOC142531584 gene encoding glycine-rich protein 2-like, with protein sequence MADGDVKKGTVKWFNDEKGFGFITPDDGSEDLFVHQSAIKTDGYRSLGDGESVEFTVEHGSDGRAKAANVTGPDGGSVQGSTRGSYGGGRDGGYSRGGGGGYGGGGRGGSRGGGGYGGGGYGGGGGYGGGGGYGSGGGGGGCYKCGESGHFARDCTQGGGGGGGGKHGGGGGGRYGGGGGGGGGACYNCGEDGHFSRECPNANR encoded by the coding sequence ATGGCCGATGGTGATGTGAAAAAGGGGACTGTTAAATGGTTCAACGACGAAAAGGGCTTTGGATTTATAACTCCGGACGATGGTAGCGAAGATCTGTTTGTGCATCAATCGGCTATAAAGACCGATGGCTATCGCAGCCTCGGAGACGGCGAGTCTGTCGAGTTCACTGTGGAGCACGGAAGCGATGGCCGGGCTAAGGCGGCAAACGTGACCGGTCCAGACGGCGGATCTGTGCAGGGAAGCACCCGTGGTTCATATGGAGGAGGTAGAGATGGCGGGTACAGCAGAGGTGGCGGCGGAGGATACGGAGGAGGGGGTAGAGGTGGCAGCCGCGGTGGTGGAGGCTATGGCGGCGGAGGATACGGGGGCGGAGGGGGATATGGCGGCGGCGGCGGATACGGTAGTGGCGGCGGCGGCGGGGGTTGTTACAAGTGTGGTGAGAGTGGTCATTTTGCAAGGGATTGCACACAGGGAGGCGGCGGTGGAGGCGGTGGAAAGCATGGAGGCGGTGGAGGAGGTAGGtatggcggcggcggcggcggaggAGGAGGGGCTTGTTACAACTGTGGTGAAGATGGTCATTTCTCTCGTGAGTGCCCGAATGCCAACCGCTAA
- the LOC142530702 gene encoding dirigent protein 21-like — protein sequence MENIKSIVLTLVSLATIVGIAYGGIPTTPDSLEKWLTTQYSAKEKITQLNFYVRDVFSTPTPTNVAVARANTTASSPTSFGLVAVIDDPVTVGPEPGSKIIGRAGGIIALASLEETSLHMTFTIVFTDGEYNASTLSFSGHNAYLTPLRQISIVGGTGVFAFARGVTLINTVSSNSSGDAVFQYNSVVLHY from the coding sequence ATGGAGAATATCAAATCCATAGTTCTAACACTTGTCTCCCTAGCAACAATCGTGGGCATCGCCTATGGCGGCATTCCAACCACCCCCGACTCCCTCGAAAAATGGTTAACAACCCAGTATTCAGCAAAGGAAAAGATCACCCAACTCAATTTCTACGTTCGAGATGTTTTCAGCACGCCAACTCCGACGAATGTCGCCGTGGCTAGAGCAAACACGACCGCTAGCTCGCCTACCTCTTTTGGCCTTGTGGCGGTGATAGATGATCCGGTGACAGTCGGGCCCGAACCCGGATCCAAGATAATTGGTCGGGCAGGAGGAATCATTGCTTTAGCCTCTTTGGAGGAGACCAGTCTCCACATGACGTTCACAATTGTTTTTACAGATGGGGAGTATAATGCTAGTACACTTAGCTTTTCTGGTCACAATGCCTATCTCACCCCGTTACGACAAATATCTATAGTCGGTGGCACCGGTGTTTTCGCCTTCGCAAGAGGCGTAACATTGATCAACACCGTATCGTCTAATAGTTCAGGCGACGCTGTTTTCCAATATAATTCCGTCGTCTTACATTACTAA
- the LOC142530703 gene encoding dirigent protein 21-like, with protein MEKIKSIVLTLLSLATIVGVAYGGIPTSSDSLKKWLTTHYSAKEKVTILNFYVRDIFSTPTPTIVGVARANTTSSSPTSFGQVAVIDDPVTVGPEPGSKIIGQAGGIFALASLEETSLYMTFTIVFTDGKYNASTLSFSGHNAYLTRLRQISIVGGTGVFAFARGVTFISTVWSNSSGDAVFQYNSIVLHC; from the coding sequence ATGGAGAAGATCAAATCCATAGTTCTAACACTTCTCTCCCTAGCAACAATCGTGGGCGTCGCCTATGGCGGCATTCCAACCAGCTCCGACTCCCTCAAAAAGTGGTTGACAACCCATTATTCAGCAAAGGAAAAGGTCACCATACTCAATTTCTACGTTCGAGATATTTTCAGCACGCCAACTCCAACGATTGTCGGGGTGGCTAGAGCAAACACGACCTCTAGCTCGCCTACCTCTTTTGGCCAAGTGGCGGTGATAGATGATCCGGTGACAGTCGGGCCGGAACCCGGATCAAAGATAATTGGTCAGGCAGGAGGGATCTTTGCTTTAGCCTCGTTGGAGGAGACTAGTCTCTACATGACGTTCACGATTGTTTTTACCGATGGGAAGTATAATGCTAGTACACTTAGCTTTTCTGGTCACAATGCCTATCTCACTCGGTTACGACAAATATCTATAGTCGGTGGCACCGGTGTTTTCGCCTTCGCAAGAGGCGTAACGTTCATCAGCACCGTGTGGTCTAATAGTTCAGGCGACGCTGTTTTCCAATACAATTCCATCGTCTTACATTGCTGA
- the LOC142530704 gene encoding pterocarpan synthase 1-like produces MEKPYIVLTLLSLATIMGAANGVAMRPESMEKWLKTRYRVKERVTPLQFYVRDVFSMPTTTNVIVAKANSTFGSPTLFGLVTVIDDPVTVGPEPESKIMGRAEGIVTFASLEKISLHMTFTIVFTDGKYNGSTLSFVGHNSCLAAELGQISIVGGTGAFVLARGVAFINSISSNGSGDTLFEYNAFVLSHY; encoded by the coding sequence ATGGAGAAACCCTACATAGTTTTAACACTTCTCTCGTTAGCAACAATCATGGGTGCTGCCAATGGTGTGGCGATGCGGCCCGAATCAATGGAAAAGTGGTTAAAAACCCGATACCGGGTAAAGGAAAGAGTCACCCCACTCCAGTTCTACGTTCGAGATGTTTTTAGTATGCCAACCACAACGAACGTCATTGTGGCTAAGGCAAACTCTACTTTTGGTTCGCCTACACTTTTTGGCCTTGTCACGGTGATAGATGATCCGGTGACTGTCGGGCCAGAGCCAGAATCCAAGATAATGGGTCGGGCAGAAGGGATCGTCACGTTCGCCTCGTTGGAGAAGATTAGCTTACACATGACGTTCACCATCGTGTTCACTGATGGGAAGTATAATGGTAGCACACTTAGTTTTGTTGGTCACAATTCATGCCTCGCGGCCGAGCTAGGTCAAATATCTATAGTTGGTGGGACAGGTGCTTTCGTGTTGGCAAGAGGCGTCGCGTTTATTAATTCTATATCGTCTAATGGTTCGGGTGATACTCTCTTCGAGTATAACGCGTTTGTGTTATCACATTATTGA
- the LOC142531974 gene encoding uncharacterized protein LOC142531974, whose amino-acid sequence MDWSGKLFLTGFLLAFAAASIDGVYGDTMVTGTVFCDQCRDGQISFYDYPLSGMNVTLACLGSGGQYTTWREETTNWVGNYAMKFDGTPDLRGCYAQVSSSGQGSSDCGVAAGPAGSLRLMFNIFDMEMYTVDPLLAQPAKPMSFCQKSPTPTVPVAPVKPPPVRLPPAPQQQPLPWFIPTPATPFLEASACSHQQWMLPEHRCYWKVVSPDTKVAIVFGPVAANKYGTDMTLWQGMSGRGDPYRTLLREGTTALLNSYNSVVFPYHSFAVIQHMNWALMGSTRQVLRTASGFMRANSGTSFNATCRLNACH is encoded by the exons ATGGATTGGTCAGGGAAGCTCTTCTTGACAGGGTTTCTTCTTGCTTTTGCAGCAGCATCCATTGATGGAGTGTATGGAGATACAATGGTCACTGGAACTGTGTTCTGTGATCAGTGCCGAGATGGCCAGATATCCTTTTACGATTACCCCTTGTCCG GAATGAACGTGACATTGGCCTGTCTCGGCAGTGGCGGCCAATACACAACATGGAGAGAAGAAACCACGAATTGGGTGGGAAATTATGCGATGAAGTTTGATGGGACCCCGGATTTGAGAGGTTGCTATGCACAAGTTTCGAGCAGCGGGCAAGGGTCAAGTGACTGTGGGGTAGCTGCTGGTCCTGCTGGGAGCCTAAGATTGATGTTCAACATATTTGATATGGAAATGTATACTGTGGATCCATTGCTAGCGCAGCCTGCAAAGCCCATGTCATTTTGCCAAAAATCCCCCACGCCCACAGTGCCGGTTGCCCCTGTGAAGCCTCCACCAGTACGGCTTCCACCGGCTCCTCAGCAGCAGCCGTTGCCTTGGTTTATTCCGACGCCTGCGACGCCATTCTTGGAAGCTTCAGCATGTTCACATCA GCAATGGATGTTGCCAGAGCACCGATGCTATTGGAAGGTGGTAAGCCCGGACACCAAAGTAGCCATCGTCTTTGGCCCTGTCGCGGCGAATAAATACGGCACGGACATGACCTTATGGCAAGGCATGAGTGGAAGAGGCGACCCGTACAGAACCCTCCTAAGGGAAGGAACCACCGCACTTTTGAATTCATACAACAGCGTAGTCTTCCCGTATCACTCATTTGCTGTAATCCAACATATGAACTGGGCGCTAATGGGGTCAACTCGACAAGTCCTCCGTACTGCTTCAGGCTTCATGAGGGCCAATTCAGGAACCAGCTTCAATGCTACCTGTAGATTGAATGCTTGCCATTGA
- the LOC142531145 gene encoding uncharacterized protein LOC142531145 produces the protein MAPPPPGVYSGSSTLALVARVSAFSFGLVYGNMKLKFLRANAKSHKKAEAKGHH, from the exons ATGGCGCCGCCGCCTCCTGGAGTGTACTCCGGCTCTAGCACACTCGCTTTG GTGGCTCGGGTATCAGCATTCTCATTCGGGCTCGTTTACGGGAACATGAAGCTCAAATTTCTTAGG GCGAATGCCAAATCTCACAAGAAAGCTGAAGCGAAGGGACATCATTGA
- the LOC142530793 gene encoding bZIP transcription factor 29-like, with the protein MSGNEEVNSDTMRRLQSSFRTSPSSLPKQQNPFLMNQQQEVPLLSMPQVHGQIRQLSPNLGVENSSKRAGIPPSYPQIPPISPYSQIPVNRSGNQQIGMQNFSNSPGPSHTRSLSQPSFFGLDSLPPLSPSPYRESPSNPVSEQASADVSMEDKDGGGNLHSLLPPSAFMRGNSLRLGEGPPLRKAHRRSNSDIPFGFSTIMQSSPPLIPLRSPGALDSSVSRPLPLVKRESSWEKRGENSAEGTGERKSEGEVVDDLFSAYMNLDNIDAFNSSGTDEKLGSENRDDLDGRASGSKTNGGDNSDNEATSSVNDSANIMTRPGVSHKREGVKRNAGGDIAPTTRHYRSVSMDSFMDKIDFADESTKIPPSPGTHHGQLSPTNSLDANSNSFSLEFGNGEFSGAELKKIMANEKLAEIALNDPKRAKRILANRQSAARSKERKTRYIAELEHKVQTLQTEATTLSAQLTLLQRDSAGLTNQNNELKFRLQAMEQQAQLRDALNEALTAEVQRLKIATSELSDDATKFQQLSINPQMFQLRQQPTQLNVHQLQHQQQQMNGSSSSKINESKQ; encoded by the exons ATGAGTGGCAACGAGGAAGTCAACAGTGATACTATGAGAAGACTTCAATCATCGTTCAGAACATCACCGTCTTCACTTCCGAAACAACAGAATCCCTTTTTAATGAATCAACAACAAGAGGTACCTCTGTTAAGCATGCCACAAGTTCATGGTCAAATTCGACAATTATCCCCAAATTTAGGAGTCGAAAATAGTAGTAAAAGGGCTGGCATCCCACCCTCTTATCCCCAAATTCCACCTATCTCACCTTATTCGCAGATCCCGGTGAACCGCTCTGGAAATCAACAAATCGGTATGCAAAACTTTAGTAATAGCCCGGGGCCATCTCATACTAGGTCTTTGTCTCAACCCTCGTTCTTTGGACTCGATTCGTTGCCACCTTTAAGTCCTTCACCTTATCGGGAATCTCCTTCGAATCCGGTTTCTGAGCAAGCTTCGGCTGATGTGTCCATGGAGGACAAGGATGGTGGTGGGAATCTGCATTCGTTGCTGCCTCCCTCTGCTTTTATGAGGGGTAACTCATTGAGGCTTGGGGAAGGTCCTCCCCTTCGTAAGGCTCATAGACGTTCCAATAGTGATATCCCTTTTGGATTTTCAACTATAATGCAGTCTTCTCCTCCACTAATTCCACTGAGGAGTCCTGGTGCTTTGGATAGCTCAGTTTCTCGGCCTTTGCCGTTGGTTAAAAGAGAGTCGAGCTGGGAGAAACGAGGTGAGAACAGTGCAGAAGGGACGGGGGAGAGAAAGTCGGAAGGGGAAGTTGTTGATGATTTGTTCTCTGCTTATATGAATTTAGACAATATCGACGCATTCAATTCTTCAGGTACCGATGAGAAACTCGGAAGTGAGAATCGGGATGATTTGGATGGTCGAGCTAGTGGTAGCAAGACAAACGGAGGTGACAACAGTGATAATGAAGCGACCAGTAGTGTTAATGATAGTGCAAACATCATGACAAGACCCGGAGTGTCTCATAAAAGGGAGGGGGTCAAAAGAAATGCTGGGGGAGATATTGCTCCAACCACTCGACACTATAGGAGCGTCTCAATGGATAGTTTTATGGATAAGATTGACTTTGCTGATGAATCAACCAAAATTCCCCCATCTCCTGGGACACATCATGGTCAGCTCTCGCCTACTAATTCTCTGGATGCAAATTCAAATTCATTTAGCTTGGAGTTTGGCAATGGTGAGTTTAGTGGTGCTGAATTGAAAAAGATAATGGCGAACGAGAAACTAGCTGAAATTGCATTAAATGATCCAAAACGGGCCAAAAG GATATTAGCTAACCGCCAATCTGCTGCTCGGTCAAAAGAACGGAAGACAAGATATATTGCAGAGTTGGAACACAAGGTCCAAACATTACAGACAGAAGCAACCACGTTGTCAGCGCAACTTACTCTACTTCAG CGGGATTCTGCCGGTCTGACCAACCAGAACAATGAGCTGAAGTTTCGGCTGCAGGCCATGGAACAACAGGCCCAACTCCGAGATG CACTAAACGAAGCACTGACAGCTGAAGTGCAACGTCTGAAAATCGCCACTTCCGAACTTAGTGATGATGCCACCAAATTTCAGCAGCTTTCCATCAATCCCCAGATGTTCCAGTTACGCCAGCAGCCAACTCAATTAAACGTGCATCAGTTGCAGCACCAGCAGCAGCAAATGAATGGCAGCAGTTCATCTAAGATAAATGAATCGAAGCAGTAG
- the LOC142531870 gene encoding transcription initiation factor TFIID subunit 14b-like, with the protein MSLSQGADKLDITDPLPKSQSSKMAKSSEDNEKKSLVKKRKDSEICLPIVYGNIAVWLGKKRPLSEHQSHKWTIYVRGATNEDLGVVIKRVVFQLHSSFNNPTRIIENPPFELSESGWGEFEIAMTLFFHGDVSDKPLHLFHHLKLYPEDESGPLSIKKPVVVEAYDEIVFSEPTEAFFARVQNHPALVVPRVPVDFTLPPVPMEEHGNGKRGDTKDHPLNQWFTTFSEADELLKLAAARQQVQAHIARLRRQMILIDGQQQHLKASDL; encoded by the exons ATGTCTCTGAGTCAAGGTGCAGATAAGCTGGATATAACTGACCCCCTTCCAAAATCGCAGAGCTCAAAAATGGCTAAATCATCAGAAGACAATGAGAAAAAA AGCTTGGTTAAGAAGCGTAAAGATTCAGAAATCTGTCTTCCCATTGTTTATGGTAACATTGCGGTTTGGCTTGGCAAGAAGAGGCCACTGAGTGA GCATCAATCACATAAATGGACAATATATGTTCGTGGGGCGACAAATGAGGATCTCGGAGTGGTGATAAAGCGTGTGGTATTTCAATTGCATTCGAGCTTTAATAATCCCACGAGAATTATCGAGAATCCGCCTTTTGAGTTATCGGAGTCAGGATGGGGTGAATTCGAAATTGCTATGACCCTTTTCTTCCACGGTGATGTCAGTGATAAACCTTTGCACTT GTTTCACCATTTGAAGTTGTATCCCGAGGATGAGTCTGGTCCACTTTCCATTAAGAAGCCTGTTGTTGTGGAAGCCTATGATGAAATCGTTTTCTCAGAGCCTACAGAGGCGTTCTTTGCTCGGGTGCAAAATCATCCTGCACTTGTTGTGCCAAGAGTGCCTGTTGACTTTACACTGCCTCCTG TGCCTATGGAGGAACATGGCAATGGGAAGAGAGGCGACACCAAAGATCATCCCCTAAACCAATGGTTTACCACTTTCTCTGAGGCTGATGAGCTATTGAAACTCGCTGCAGCTCGCCAGCAG GTGCAAGCACACATTGCAAGACTGAGAAGGCAGATGATTTTGATAGATGGACAGCAACAACACTTGAAAGCATCTGATCTGTAA